The Homo sapiens chromosome 21, GRCh38.p14 Primary Assembly DNA window gggaagccgtgatcatgccactgtactccagcctagttggagtctcaaaaaaatattcatATAGATCCAGTCCACCCTGGCAGCATTCATTTTCCTCCCTGAAGGTCTGTATGTTTCAAGAGATGTAAGGGGTTTGTTAAAAGGAAATTGGAGGAAGGGGTTTCATACCACTGAAGGTTAGTGCCTAAGAGAGGGGCAGGAAGGGGGCCCTGGAGCTCTTCGCTTTACCCTGTGAATGTTCTTGACCTCTGCTGCCCTTGTGCTGCGTCCTTCTCAGTCCACACTTCTGCCTCTTGCCGTGCGTCTCCACTGCCTGTAAAACAAAGTGAACACTGAAGCCTCCCACTAGGGTCCATTGGCTGATGCGTTTCCATTTCCATGGGTTTTCTAACTTCTGGATGAGAGAGTACATTCCTGCAATTGCTAAAGCTAAGTTTCCTATCTGGATTGTAGACAGCTATGGGCAGTAACATGGGCTTTGTTATATTAGTAATAGGGccccggccaggtgcagtggctcacacctgtaatcctagcactttgggaggccgaggtgggcggatcacgaggtcgggagttggagaccagccggccaacatggtgaaaccctgtctctactaaaaatacaaaaaattagctgggcatgatgccgcatgcctgtaatcccagctacttgggaggctgaggcaggagaattgcttgaacccaggaggtggaggttgcagtgagctgagatggtgccattgcactccagcctgggtgacagagcaagactctgtctcgagaaaaataataataataatagggccCCATAGGTTTATTCAGAGAGACTGAGAAAGCTGGAAGAGATTAGCTTTTCCCAGTGTGAGTCATTGCCTCAGGTAGCCTGGAAAATCCTagcaaacaaaaagaagtttataCAACAACATTCTTTTCATAGCTGGTTTGTATGCATGGCGTCAAACCTTCACCTCTAAAATGTGAACCTTCAAGAAAACAGGATTTCAGGGTTTACTGGAGGGAGGGGATTAGCCTAGGTCTGAGGGAAGAAGAACCTGGAAATGAAGTCAGTGTTTAAAGCTCCTTATATTTACCAGAGTAAAAAGTTGAAAAGTTTCACTTTTGGAACTTTTTAGTCTTTTGTACTGAtgccagagtgatctttctgaAGTGTATGTGTTGTGCTTATTCTTTACTGTTAAAACGATATCATGGTTGAAAACTATTAGCTAATTACTGAGTGTTCTTGTGTTCTTACTGTTTTAGTAAAATTAAAACGATTTAAGTATTTGCGTCCCTGCCTCCTCCCATGATTTTCATTGTATTTCTATCATATCATGCTATATCCTTCTGCAAATATCCATACATAACCAGTTAAATGATTTCAGAGGTAGCGAGTCTAGTTGCCTCTGGAAAATTCAGTAGCCAAGCCATAGTGTATTTGCATATTGTAAATGTGAAGTGGATGGGTGTGAGGAATGAATCATATATAGTACAGGACAGCGTGATGCTACAGAGTTGGGCTTTGGAGCATTTGGAGCTGGGTCAGGCCCTGCCTCGCTGACTGCTGGCCTCCCCGCCTCTGCATTTTCTCGGCTCCACCGCAGTCAGGGCGAGCCATCTGCTCATGGAGGTGGCTAAGGGCAGAAGGGAAAGCCGCATAAGGCACTTTGCATGCCGTGAGTTCCCAGTCTACAGCAGCTGATGCTACAGCTTCTAAGCGTGAAATCCACATCTAGTTCTGAGTCATAAAGAGTTTCGATACAATCATAGGAACATTCATCTACATACACTGTGATTTCATGAATTTCAGTTTGTTGAAAATCAGGCATCAGTGGAAGGGAGACTGGCCCCGGGGTTAGAATGTCCTTCCAACTGGCTCCTCATGAGGGAGCTGTGGGACCTTCAACCTCTCAACCTCCAGGAGCTCTTCTTTCCTTGCTCATATAACCAGGGGGTTGAGTAGGTCCCCTTGAAAGTTATTTCCAGCCCCCCGGTTCTGTGAGCATATTGTACACACTAACTAGGTTCAGATCAACTTCGGTTAGACTATTAGAGGGAGGTGCACATGTATCCCCCACAGTGGAATCTCATTGGTATTTCATATAATAAGTGATTGACAGAAATAAGGATTTCATTGGGATAAAATCCTACCTGGTCCTCTAAAATAATGATTGCTCAACCAGAGCATACCTTTTCACTATTTGGGAGGGAATTTTTAATCACACAAAAAGCACATACATATCATTCAGGTCATGCTAACCATGTGTATGGAACTAATATTTGCTTTGAAGTACTATTTGCAATATATAGAATTTCACACAAAAAACCTACTAGTGCAAAGAGTGAGTAATTCAAATGCATAGTGTTTCCCTAGACTTTATTTTAGTGAATGGGGTTGCAAGAGCAGTTAGTAAGTAGCcatgttttaatgttttgagtTCTGTCGTGTTTTATTTTACCAGCAAGTGCCAGTGCTAGTGAGTCTCTAGAAACAAGAGAAAATCCCAGAGTACTAAAGCTGCAGTTTCCAGAAGCAAGGTCTGATTCACCCTTACTTTGTAGATGAAGGGGCAGGAGCTCAGAAAGAAAGGAGCTCATTGCCTGACCCAGGTCACACGGTCAGTCGGTGGTAAAGTAGAGCTCTGACCCAGGCCTCCGGGCTCCAGCTCCTTTCACTGGATCTGGCTGCTGCCTCAGAAGCAAGGGCCTGGGTGATCAGCAGGTTGCACGGTTGAGCTGTGAGAGACCAGAGTCCCCACGCCTGTGGATGACCGGTGGTCCCCTCCATGAAGCCAGCCGCAAGCAAGCAGCAAAGAGCAGAGCTGTAACTTGACTGTTGGCCCCATGGGGATAGAGACCTTTTCTGCTTGGTCTCCAGTGTAGCTCCAGCCCCCTATCCTCGTGCCTGTTGCAGAATAGGtgctaagtaaatatttgttgactgaaggATCATAAAAGAAACCTCCCATATCGGTGATGGAACATTTAGTTAGCATGGCTTCTTTCTTCTTGAAGGTTCTTGAGCACGTGCCCCTGCTGCTGTATATCTTGGCAGCAAAAACATTAATTCTCTGCCTGACATTTGCTGGGGTGAAAATGTATCAAAGAAAAAGGTTGGaggcaaaacaacaaaaactggaggctgaaaggaagaagcaatcagagaaaaaagataaCTGAAGGTGAGTCCACAGTACCCAACCTTGCAAATGGGAGCTGGCCAGTGGGTTGGGGTGACCAATCAATGAACAAGAGAGGTCTGAGACCTCCCTGTCCGTCGGGTCTGAAGGGCTGCGTGGGGGCATGTGGCCTCACCTGTTCTCTAAGGTAGAACTGCTCCATAAAGGGCCAGGTGTGCAGATCCTGGTCCTGGGATGTGAGTGCTGCTGAGCCAAGGTGCACGGAGCATTAGTTCATCCTTCTTGAAACCTGCGGTGGCAATGGTTCTTGACAGGTATTGGGTTAAGAATTGAGGACTCAGTGACAGCTGTGGACCTTCTTCCCAGAGAAGCACACATACTGAAACCATCTGCATTTGTGTGTGGGGAGAAGTTTGCAGATGTGGGGAGtcacaggtcatttgaaattccAAGATTAAGAAACCCTGTTACCTTTAAGATAAAGTCTGACTCCATGGTATGACAAATAAATCCCTTCCCAGTCTGGTCTTAACCCAGACCTCATTTGCCACATGTGCCCACTCCCCATCCCCCTGCAGGCCATTCCTCAGCCACCATGGCCTTTGGCCTTGCTTATTAGGTTCTTCCCAAGGACCTCCTCACCAGGCCTGAGGGTACACTCATCGTTGTCACCCAGTGCCTATCACAGTGCACACTGGTGGGCTTAGAACACACTTGGGGAGTTACAATACATCAAGGCACCAGAAAGTTCCTGTTAAGCCCCTGTTACAGATTTAACACATGACAATTCACAGTTACCTTGATTCCAGTgtgttgatgcagtttcttcacttTGCAGGTTGAGTTCTGTACTTTAAAAATCAGGGgattcagccaggtgtggtgactcatgcctgtaatcccagtgctttgggaggcaaaggtgggaggatcacttgagccaatgagttcaagaccagcctgggcaacatagtgaaaccctgtctctacaaaaattaaaaaaaaaaaacaaaaaaaaccaaaaaaaaaaaccaaaaaaaaacttagctgcaCACTTACTGGGtgtgtagtcccaactactcaggagactgaggtggaggattgcttgaggcccagaagttcaaggctgcagtgaggcatgatcacaccactgcactccagcctgagtgacagagcgagaccctgtctaaaaaaaaaaaaggattcaaatATGGTGGCGGTGGGGTTCTAGATCTGTGGTTCCCAAACCTAGCTAATGATCAGAATTGCCCAGGTGTTTGTTTAAATGAAGATTCCCAGGCTTCAGCCCAGAGAGATTCCATAATGGCTCTGGTTAGGTTTGGgtgttggtttttgttgttgtttttaagatagGGGATCctactctgtcatctaggctagagcggtgcagtggcacaatctcggctcactgcagcctcagcctcctgggctcaagcagtcctcccaactcagcctcccgagtaggtaggactacaggagcacgccaccacacccggctaggtttttaaaacaatttttagtagagaaggggtcttgctgtgttgcccaggctggtcttgtactcctgggctcaagcgatactttcgcctcagcctcctgaagtgctgaggttacaggtgtgagccactgtgcccagcctctgttcTTTTGAAAACCCATTAGATAATCCTTAGGTTGTCTTCTCAGCAACAGGTCATTGTAGGAACCACTGGGCTAGGTGGCCTCCCAAACCCAGCCCACTCTGAGATTCCATGCTGAATTCCCTTGCAGTGCCGTCAGGCTTGTTGAGGCTAAAGACCTACTGATGAGGAATAGTAGCAACACCTACTAAGTGGTTATTCTGTGCTGGGGACTTTGCTAAGCATTTCATGCACAACTGTGTTATTCAGCCCTGATGACTCTGTGAGGCATGTTCAGATTGAAAGAATGGCTCTCTCTACATGGTGAAGAACAGAGTCAGAAATTGATCCCAGGTCAAATGCATTCGATCAGCATGGCCAAGCCCAAGCTGTGCTACCTTCCTGAATACAGGCAAGTGAGCTCGTAGGGATGCTTCACTCTGTTACTCACCACTTCCGGCAGCTGCCCACTCGCTGGTCCCCAGTGAACTGTAGGCTTTTGCTAGATAGAAGaagttactttctttctttctttctttctttctttttttttttttttttaaggtgtttGATTGACTGAAATTTAGGAGTAGGCATTACGATGGGGAGGAGAGAAATTAAAAAGGGTGAGGGAAGGcagtttaaattaaaatgttgctGATTGAATTTATATTCCTGACAATCCCATTTTGTGTGCTAAACTgatcaaaggaagaaaagatgagaTGGAAGATCATAAAGGCTTTGTTCCTCCCACAAACATCAGCAGAGACCTGCATTTAAGTCAGGCCTGGATGGCTTAGAAGCAACTCAGGGAGTTGGTCTTCCTCTCTAGGCTGGCAGCTTCTTAAAGACTAGAGACTTGCTTCAAACAAAAAGcgttttcaggccgggcgcggtggctcacgcctgtaatcccagcactttgggaggccgaggcgggtggatcacttgaggt harbors:
- the LOC102723553 gene encoding uncharacterized protein LOC102723553 isoform b (isoform b is encoded by transcript variant 4) produces the protein MNWKVLEHVPLLLYILAAKTLILCLTFAGVKMYQRKRLEAKQQKLEAERKKQSEKKDN